The nucleotide sequence AACCTCATAAAAGCTTGCTTGTTGCCAATAATATAATTTACACAGCACTTTTCTTGTCGCCAGATAAACAACAACCAGTAGCATTCACGAAAAAAAAGCATGCAGTTTGACGCCACCGGGCCGAGCAGCAGCAGGATGAGGATGCCTCCCTTCCACCTGCTCACATCAAGATTTAAACTAGATGAGACTAGAGCTGGGTTTATTAAGGGTATCAGGGTAGTATATAGTAGCGTAGCGCTGCTAACTTAATTCTCCAAATCATGCAATTCTATTGAATGTGAGATCGAACAGTGAAAGCAATATACACAGCCAGTCATTCAGTAGGTAATGTTTTGCTTTGCATATTGCTAATAGGCGCCAGCTTAGTTTCTTCCCAAGTAGTTCAACATATCACTGAGGCATATCCAGTGACATTAATTAGCGCCGTACCAACGGAATCAGCTAAGAAGAGAAGTGCACCTTGAAGCACAGTTAATAGCAGAGAAAAAAGAATACCAGATTGATTCAATCAAGAGGACAATATGATGATCTGATCTCCGCCACAAAATTCAACCTAAAGCCAAATCAAAAACAGATGACTggttttagaagaaaaaaaagtgTATATATTAGCAGAAAAGAACATCGATGCTGACAAATTCTAGACAGTTACAACTTGCTAGATTTTTCATAGCAAGGACGGATGCATTTCAGAGCTTGTATCACATGCTACGACATTATGTGAAGATTCACTATTCGATTAGGACAGGAAAACAATACAAAGAAGGTAACTGCAGCTCCCTCCACACTTTCgcatccgggcttgggaccggcaaagGCAGTGTTAAACCACAACAATACAAAACACACCAATCATTCAACAAAGCATACAAGCCACACCATCAAGCAAATGCAATACACAGAGAGTCACACAAGCACACACTCAGTCAAGCGCTTGCACACAAGAAACAGACATAGATAGGGAAACATCACACACACAATGCACACAAGAAGCAGACAGAAACAGTCATAGAGAGGGGCAcatcacacacacaaacacaatggAGCGTGTGCACACAAAAAATGGAAAGAAACAGACATAGATAGCTTATTATAGcagcagaagaaaaaagaaaggaacACACCCGTACCATGAGAAGAGCCCAAAGAAATCGGCCCAAACAATCCGACATACAAAACTGATACGTGGCAAACAAGGAGACACAATCAAAACCAGAAAGCACACGTCACCTAAGATGGAAACAGTCAGAGCATCAGGAGACAGTCAAAGCAGTGGACTCTAAAACAAATCCAAAACGTGTTGTACGTGTAGACCTCTCCACCTAAAAAGATCACGCACAGAAGTAAAACCAAAGCACCACATGCGTCATGCTGAGAAGGCACCGTAAAAAAAAGCAAAAAGGGAGAAAAATCGAACCCTTATAGGCCTATATTCTTAGTTGCTCGCTTCCTTTCGTATCGTATAAGAAAAACACTGACCCCGTACAACTTCAGAAAGGAATCAGTAAGTTTATAACAAGGAAGGATGCATTTTAAAGCTAGATGCTAACAAATCATGTGAAGATTCACTATTCGATTAGGACAGTAACCTAAATTGTGTAATTTCTATCGACACTCGTAATGCAAACAATACAAAGAAGGTAACTGCAGCTCCCTCCACATTTTCACACCTGGGCTTGGGACCGGCAAAGGCAGTGTTAGGCCACAACAATACAAAACACAAGTTTACAAACCACACCATCAAGCAAATGCAACAATACACAACCAATCATTCAACAAAGCATACAAACCACACCATCAAGCAAATGCAATATTCACACAGTCACACACGCACAGTCAAGCCACACACATATTCACACACCGTCAAGCACACACACAGAGAGTCAAGCAACACACACAAAAAGCCACACATAGTCAAGCCACACAGTCACACACACAGAACGGAGCGCTTGCACACAAGAAAGAGACATAGAAAGGGGCACAAACAGAAAGCTAACACATGCAAGACCAAAGTAAACTCAGAAAGCTATAAAGAATTTCCAGAACTTGAATGAGTAAACCGATTTCTCTAGAGGGGTGAGGGTGATTCAGATCTTCGTTCCTGAAAATAGGAAGCTAGTTAGAGGCTGATTACCATCAAACATAAGAGGAAAAATTACAGCAGCATAAatatactcaaaccatacttcgtTCTGCTTGGACTTTGCCATTGACATTGATTAATCGTTTTCATCATCACTGCTGGAGCTCTCTTCAGAACTGTCATCATCACCACTGCTTTCTTTCTTGGCAACCTTAGAGACTGGCTTGGCACCACCAGAAGATGAATCCTGGGATAGAGTAAGAAATGCAATATAAACCAAAATCTTCAGATGAAAAAGCAAACACCAAAAAATAAGTACCTTAGGCTTCTTTAGTTCATCACTCTCATCAGAACTATCATCAGAATCATCCTTGGACTGCAAATGTTGAATTACAACAAGATCAATTGTACAAAAAATATCACAGAAGACAATGCTTTcaagaaaataaaatttaaaaaataaTGCATACATATTCACTCTTTTTCTCTGTTGTCAGAGGCCTCTTAGAAGGAATAGTACATTTTGCTGGCTGCAAAACATAGGAAGGAATTTTAAAATTGCACAACAAAAAAAGTAACCAGGCGTAAGCAAGTAACAGAACACTTACTTCATCAGAATCTGAATCCGAGTCATTATCTGAGCTACCACTAGATTCTTCTTTCTTTACAGAAACTGTGTTAGCAGTGGTATCCTGGACATAGGAAGTAAACACATGAGAAAGATGGCACAGACAAAAGATTTGCTAGCAGCAAAACAATGTTTAAGAAATACAAATATCACAAGAGAAGTTACCAAGAGTAAACAAGTACAACAGAGAACTTACTTCTTCAGAATCTGAGCTATCACTAGATTCTTTATAACAGCAACAGCCTTGGAAGATTGAACTGGTTTAGCAGTGGTGTCCTAGAAATATATTGAAAATGTTAGTATCACATTATAAAGACAGAATGATGAAGCCTTAGTTTTCATATAACTAGTAGATACCTCCTCAGAGTCAGAATCAGAACTTTCACTGGATTCTACCACTTTCTTGGCTACTGGTCTTTTAGTGGCCATATCCTGCAAACGGTTTTTCTAGTTAGGACTAAGAAATATGAGTAGTCCACAGAATTAAACGACAAGATCAGGGGAATGGTAAGTGCAAGAAATATGTTTAATGCTTTTGTACTCAATTATCTCACATAGACATGCATTGTTAGAAATGTGATTCTTACCTCATCTGATGAATCATCAGAATCACTATCAAAGCCGTCCAATTCCTGGTTTTTCTTTTGTGCAGTAGCAACCGCAGAATTCTTCACTTCAGTAGATGGCTTCTGAAAACCAATGAAGTGAGACATGGTGAAATCAGGCAAAAAGATAATTAAAAATGCTATTAAATGATGAAGTTTCCACTTCAAAATCAGTAGGTAAATGAATACATCGGAGTCAGAGCTTTCAGAATCAGAACTTACATTGGATTCTTCAATCTTCTTAGCTGCTGCTGGTGCTTTAGCGGGAAGCATATCCTGCATACATTGCTACACTCAGGACTAACAAAATATTGCTGGTGAAGACTGGCACTTGTGCATACTCCGCAAAATTTAAACCATGATAGCAACAATGGGAAGTATGAGACCGAGCACACGGAGTACTCACTATCTCTGATCCATTATTCGTATTAAGGTGCTAGTGGTTGAGTTCAGAACTGAGTGTACCCATGTGTTATgttcatatttttggaaaataaaatcAGCTCAAGTTCATTAATAGTTTGTATGGGTGCAGTAATGAGCAGTTGTACAGGATCACCAAAGTATAAGATATCTGCAAGAGGCAAAAACTAACCGTCCAGCACCGCGTCTGCCCATCAGTAGCTCCGCACGAGTAGGCCTTAGGTTATCCGTCATACTGTCCACAACACGAGTAACAACAGCAGGCTTTCCGGCCATGTTGCACTTGTGCAGAGCAGACTTCTGAAATAAGAACACCTAAAGAGCGAACAAAGTAGTGATTCTCTGTAATTGTTTCACTACTAGGACGGCACGTTAAGACCTAATGCATTGCGAAGGTTGAGATAACCAACCTTTTCAGGTGGAAGATCAATTCCAAGGTTTCCCCTTGACAGAGTTATACCATCTGCTTCTTCCAGGATCTCATCAAAATGGTTCAAGCCCTGCAAGGAATAAGGAATTAATAGGTGGTAAACAAATCAAAGTTGCTCAGGAATGTTGAAAGAATATCTTGAAATTACCTCCACATTCTCAATTTTGGCAAAAAAACAGAGTTCGACTAAGATCACCTAACTTTGAGAGGAAATCCCGTGCCTATTGCAGGAAAAAAACTATCAACATTAGGAACATTTAAAGTATGAAATGCAAACAAACATGTGATACTATTCAACAAAATATCAATATAAAAAAATTCAATCTGTTGGGAAAGATGGCAGTGTGAAGTAGTACACTCTAAATATCGACATAATGAGTTACTTGCCATCTTCTGCATGCCTTGTATAAGAAAGAGAGAGGAAGTCAATCTTGTTTGGAGCACCCCATTTCTTCATAACCTGAAAGTCGTGCATGCTCATAAAGTCATAAAATGGGTTACAGCAAGGAGCTCCAGTTTcatgaaaaaaattattttttaaCATGTCTAGTCCCCAAGTTAATAGAAGGAGAAAGAGAGATTCTTGGGAGGAGTTCCTTACATCTTTATCCTCATCAGACAGCGTGGGCATGTCGATATGGATCAGGGAGCAGTGCAATGTGAAGACATAATCGCAAAAAAGTTCAGAAATAAGAATAGTTAGTCTACACTAAACAAGTAATAGGTGGGTTACCTATGATGAGGAACTACCAATACCAAGTTAGCATACATGATTATTCGTCAAGATACGAGTTCACATTCAACAAACAGCAATCAATCGTGCCACAACAATATAGAACACAAGTTATACAACCAACCATTCAACAAAGCATACAAGCCACACCATGAAGCAAATGCAATATTCACACAgtcgtgcgcgcgcgcacacacacacagtcAAGCCACTCAAAGTCACAcacagtcacacacacacacacacagagacaagCCAGACATATTCACCATCAAGCCACACACATTCACACACGCATACAgtcaagccacacacacacacaatcaagCCACACACACACAGAGTCAAGCCACACATATTAACCATCAAGCCACACACACAGAATGGAGCACTTGCACACAAGAAACAGAGATAGATAGGGGCACAAACAGAGAAAGCTATAAAGAAATTCCAGAACTTAAATGAGTAAACTGATTTCTCTAGAGCAGTGAGGGTGATTCAGATAAAGCTATAAAGAAATTCAAGCACTGCATGAGGAATTACATGGTTTGCGCTCTAGTAAAACTTTCTGCCTAAGCACCCCTGAATACACATAACAATATATGGGAACATAAGCAAAGCATGACAAGAATTAAGCAATTGAAAACAACATAAGCAGTAACACCCTGAACATCCATCAATCAAGTAGAACAAGAACCGACAGAGGGCCAACAATCCAATTTCAAAATAACCAATCTGAACAACGCAGCGTTTGAGATCTGAACATTCACCAAGCACAGTAGTATCAAAGGGCGCATGCGTTTGAGATATGAAAATAACCGACGAACAGCGCAGGTGACGGGACAGACAGAGGAACCGATCTGAACGAGCATGATAAACCGTAATCCAATTTCAAAAGCAGACGCTAACATCGGCCCCACGCGAACAAGAAACGCAGGAACGTGAGCGCCTCTCGGATGACAGAAGCGCACGCAGGAGTTTCTCAAACAGACTTGCTAGTTCGCAAACCAGACGAGCCAAACCGACCGACCGACCGCTCGCTTCCTCCCCGGATACCCCGACGAGACGGCACAAAGAACACGCGAACCCTGCAGAAAGACAGGGGATCGAGCAGAATCAAATCAGACGCGATTGCAAACGGACTACGGCGAGAGCGAGCAAAATCAAATCAGACGCTGTTCTACCTAAACTGACGACGGCGAGGACAAGCAAAATCAAGACAGACGCGACTCTGATCTAAAcggacgacggcgaggacgagcAGAGCAGAATCGAATGAACCAGACGCCATTCCTAAACGAACGACGGCGAGGACGAGCAGAATCGAATCGAATGAACCAGACGCGATTTCTGAACGAACGACAGCGAGGACGAGCAGAATCGAAAGAACCAGACGCGATTTCTGAACGAACGATGGCGAGGACGAGCAGAACCAAATAAACCAAGAACCCCACGGACGAGCGAAACCAAATCTGATTCTTCTAATCCGAACGGACGAATCGAGCGGGGATGAGCGAGATAGAACCAGGCGCAGGAGGAGGCGAGGCAGGAACCGAGGACGAGCCGAGGCGAGAGGGCATGGCCCGGGCGAATACAGGAGGAGTGGCCCGGAGCCCCGGATGAAGAGAGGGGGAGCTGGCCGGCCAAAGGGCGCGCCTTTATAGCCGGGGCAGAGGCGGTCGCGGCAGCCGGAGGCTTGTGCTTGAGGGGCACGGCTTCGGCGAGGTGGCgtgcgtggcgtggcgtggcggcgGGTATAGAAGGAAAGTGGAGCTGGTGGGTAGCCGTTGGggctggatccggagcaggagcGGGTGGgcaggtcgagggcggcggcggcgcttccGTCTCCGTCCCGAGTTAGGGAATGGGGACGGACAGGGAAATTTCCAACTAGGGTACTCGGGACAGGGGAATTTCCAAATGTGTTCTTTTTTACTGTTGAAAAAAAATGTGTTCGGGTTGGAAGTTACAGGGAACGAAAATATTCACAATGACTGCTCATTTCGTTGGCACCAACTTAAGTGTCATTTTTTTTGCCCGGCTAGAATAACTAGGGCGTATCCGAGTTGATCGAAAACTCGTCTCGCCCGATAGTGTGTGCAGGGTGTGAACCCTAACTTCCACCGCTACCCTCCCCCTCCTCGCCTCTCCTCCCCTTCGCTGCCGCCGGGCAAAGCCTAGTCGGTGTAGGCGGCGACGGGGCGTTTCTCCCTCCCGATAGTGTGCGCAGCTAGCGCGGGACGGCACCGTGTCGAAGGTGCGATGGCAGCAAGTCAGACGGGCGTGCCGTCAGCGTGGCCAAATGGCAGGGTTGCGGCGGCTGCGTGGATTCTGAAGGTGCGGTGGTGCGTGCTCAGTGGGCCAGCGCTGGTCTAGATGGCGATAGCCCTGCCGGTCTGGTATGTTGAGCGGCGCGAGTCGGGTAGGCATGGGCCGAAGGTCGTGGCCCTGCCTCTAGGCGATCATGGTTGTTGGCGAAGGGGGTGTGCTACGAGCGAGTAGTGGCGGCCCGGATCCATCGAGGGATCTGGCCGGGTGCTGCGGGCGTGGTGCGAGGGAGCTGCTCGACGCCGTCTGTGGATCTGGATGGCCTTGGTTGCTCCTCGCGGCTCCGGTGGGCGGAGGGCTAGGTCGTGGCAGGGATCTCCCCTTGCCTCGGTCTGGTCCGGACGTCGCAGGGTGGCTACATCGGTCGGCGGTCAGTCACAACGGCTTGCGCTGCGACGGTTGGCAGTAGGGTGCGGGTGCCGGTGGTGCCGCTTTTCTTCCGCCGATGGTGCAGGATGCTCATGCGGCGGAGATGGCCAGGACTGGGAGCTCGTGCTAGGGCGGATCAGTTTTTGGCCCAGGATGGGTCGGATCTCTGCTCAGGTAGATGATGGTGGGCCCGATCCGGGTGGTGCCCGCAACCGAAGAGGTCCCTCTactcatgggtacggtggttgatgGTGGTGGTCGGGACATCACGAGGCCATCGAGAAGATCGGTGTCGAAGACCACGGACATGGCGTCGTGCGAGCGTGCTCCACGGCGACCATCAGTAATGACGAAACTCCTCAGCTTCAAATAGTGCAAAGGAACTCCTAAATATTTCAAGGCAGAAGTCCCAATTTTAACACAGAAAATTTGTGAAAGCAACTTGGAAGAAGCATCATCAAGATTAACATTCAACAAATCACACTTATCATAATTAATCTTCATACTAGATATCTGGTCAAAACAAGAAAGCAACAACTTTAAGTTTCTGGTTCATTCAGGACTAGGATCAAGGAAAATCAGCATATCAGCAACATATTGAAGATTGACTAAGCTATatggtactcccttcgtcccaaaataaatgtcttgagcttagtacaaatttatactagagttagtataaagttgagacacttatttttggaCGGAGAGAGTACTATATAAGGAATAATCCCAGAAATAACATTAGTTCTGACAGCTTTCGCTAACATCCTAAAGAACACATCAGCACAAGGTTGAACAACATGGAGGAGAATGGGTCCCCTTGTTTCAAGCCTTTCCCACCAACACAATAAGGTCCATTGGTGTCATTAATACGGACACTAAAGGAGCTATTTggatgatggacaagacccacctaaTCCACTTATTGCCAAACACTCTAGAAGTTAGCATCTCTACCAAGAAATCCTAGTTAACCCTATCGTAAGCTTTCTCGTAAAATAATATGAGGATAACCCCAGGCTTGCCAGAGTTATGTAGTTCATGGATGGCCTCGGGCTGTGACCACACTTTCTAGAATGAATCTCCCTCGGACAAACACAGACTCACATGGAGAAAGTAGTCTTTGTCCCACAGGAGACACTCTATTAGCCATAGCTTTGCTAAAGATTTTTATAGAGCAATTACTAAGGCATATAGGCCTGAATTTCTTCATATCCTTAGCATCGGATTCCTTAGGGATCAATGTGACAATAGCATAGTTGAGCCTCTCGATATCTAGAGAGCCCTCCTCGGAATCCTGGACCAAGGCCATGAAATCCTTTTTGATTAAATCCTGCAAGTCTGATAAAACAGGAAAGAGAGGCCATCAGGGCCATAGGCTCCATTAGCATACGAGCCCATAATGGCCTCTTTGATTTCCTCCTCAGAAAATGGTTTTTCTAAACTAATGTTTTCTTCTTGGAATACCATTTCTTCCTCGGACCAAAAATGGTCACTTAAATGAATATTCGGCTTAGGTTCGTATCCAAATAAGTTTTTTATAGAAATTAGTGGCAACCTCCAACATATCTTTAGTAGAATTGACAGGGTCATCTATGTTCTTCAAAACCAAAAGGTGATTTTTTTTTCTCCGAAGCATGAAAATAAGCCGTATTCCTACCCCCTTCTAGAAATTTTGTAATCCCTAGACCTCTGCCATGTCACAGTTTCTTTTTTTTTCCAGactaggtaattgcccgtgcgttgcaacggggcacaTAGACATGTAAAAATTTAGTGAGTCCTCTAGACAATAACCGTGATTTAACATAAAAGGGCTCTTTACCATCTATATCCTCCCAATATGCAAACCAATTAGAATTGATACATACCATGCCAATTGGATTAGTAAAGCTTATGTCTAATTTCAGAAGCTAATGGCCAAGGAGCTGGCAATTTTGTTTCTGAAGAGAAATGCATTGCATGTAGATCAGGGAAAAACCTTTGTCTAACTCTTCACCCGCTTCTCCCTTACACTTTTTTTTGAGGCAAACCAACAAAGCTTTATTCACCCGTCACACAGTTTACAGGGACGAACAAAAGATCCCCAGGGTGACCTAACCAGACATGGCGGCCAACCCCGAGTGTTAACGCATGCTTTGCTAGTCTGTGAGCCTCGACATTCGAGGTTCTAAATTCATGGCTAAAAAAACAGGAAACTAAAGAAGTAGCTTGTGCCTTAATTTTCAGCACAATTGCCGCGTAGGATGAGGCAGTTCCTCCCTTGATCGCTTCGACGGCCTGCTTGCAATCGGATGCCACATGAACTTGCTGAATGTACAAGTCATTAGCCAGTGCTAACGCCTCTCTAATCGCTAGAGATTCCGGAACTTCAGGATCAT is from Triticum aestivum cultivar Chinese Spring chromosome 1B, IWGSC CS RefSeq v2.1, whole genome shotgun sequence and encodes:
- the LOC123098472 gene encoding nucleolin 2, with amino-acid sequence MQDMLPAKAPAAAKKIEESNKPSTEVKNSAVATAQKKNQELDGFDSDSDDSSDEDMATKRPVAKKVVESSESSDSDSEEDTTAKPVQSSKAVAVIKNLVIAQILKKIPLLTQFL